In the Engystomops pustulosus chromosome 2, aEngPut4.maternal, whole genome shotgun sequence genome, one interval contains:
- the ERAL1 gene encoding GTPase Era, mitochondrial: MWCAVLRSVRSSRVLAESKAAGTAILLRKREYQRISRLAACLYGRDSAIGSLLGVNQHLTTNEFLTPQAPGVSFNKDDQDSILKHSPDQPENPKVLKLAIIGAPNAGKSTLSNQLLGRKVFPVSCKVHTTRCKAQGILTEGDTQIILLDTPGMVNSVRAERHKLDKSFQTDPWESVKVADVVLVLVDISDKWMRKSLHSEVLRCLSKNSHVTSILVLNKVDLMKQKNTLLEVTEKLTEGLVKGRRAVIKPGKKTSLKSVHPDPHKGKEENAPSPRRGETGEQCDGHTRDQDLKDRTGWPHFQEVFMLSAVDGDEVETLKKYLMTLAKPGDWEYHSEVVTTQSPQEICNNIIREKLLEYLPQEIPYTVTQVTEFWEEGSGGQLVVKQTLYVAKENHVKLIIGPGGELISRIAKEAGRDLMNAFLCDVQLRLAVKSRKT, translated from the exons GAACTGCTATTCTTCTAAGAAAAAGAGAGTACCAGAGGATCAGTAGATTGGCTGCGTGTCTGTATGGAAGAGACTCTGCTATTGGAAGTCTGTTGGGGGTGAACCAACATCTGACGACAAATGAATTCCTTACCCCACAAGCCCCAGGAGTCTCTTTTAATAAGG atGATCAAGACAGTATATTAAAGCACAGTCCTGATCAACCAGAAAACCCCAAAGTCCTAAAACTTGCTATTATAGGAGCACCTAATGCAGGGAAATCTACATTATCCAACCAGCTTCTGGGCAGAAAG gtttttccTGTATCCTGTAAAGTGCACACCACACGCTGCAAAGCACAAGGTATTCTCACAGAAGGAGACACGCAAATA ATTCTTCTCGATACTCCTGGAATGGTCAATTCCGTCAGAGCTGAAAG gcaTAAACTAGACAAATCCTTTCAGACAGACCCCTGGGAGTCGGTGAAGGTGGCTGATGTAG TGTTGGTTCTGGTGGATATATCGGATAAGTGGATGAGGAAATCTCTGCACTCCGAGGTGCTCCGGTGTCTATCCAAGAACTCCCACGTCACCAGCATACTTGTGCTCAACAAA gttGATCTTATGAAGCAAAAAAACACTTTACTAGAAGTCACTGAAAAACTGACGGAAGGGCTTGTGAAAGGGAGGAGGGCAGTAATAAAACCTGGTAAAAAAACATCTCTCAAAAGTGTTCATCCAGATCCACATAAAGGAAAAGAAGAGAATGCCCCATCACCGAGGAGAGGAGAGACTGGAGAACAGTGTGACGGACACACAAGGGACCAGGACCTAAAGGACAGGACTGGGTGGCCACATTTTCAGGAGGTCTTCATGCTTTCAGCAGTAGACGGAGATGAAGTGGAGACCCTAAAG AAATACCTGATGACACTTGCCAAACCTGGAGATTGGGAATATCATAGCGAGGTAGTGACCACTCAGTCACCACAGGAAATTTGCAACAATATTATCAGGGAGAAGCTTTTGGAATATCTGCCCCAGGAGATTCCCTACACTGTCACACAG GTGACAGAATTTTGGGAGGAAGGTTCTGGTGGGCAACTGGTTGTTAAGCAGACGTTGTACGTGGCCAAAGAAAACCATGTG AAACTTATCATTGGCCCAGGCGGTGAGCTGATCAGCAGGATTGCTAAGGAAGCTGGGCGCGATCTCATGAATGCTTTCCTGTGCGATGTACAGCTAAGACTTGCTGTGAAGTCTCGGAAGACATAG